Proteins found in one Sphingomonas sp. SORGH_AS_0879 genomic segment:
- a CDS encoding restriction endonuclease, which produces MANITRRRTGEFLRKLFEALLAEPEGMAAAAAMSAVRTAIPLTAFEKGQYPSGGERFEKILRFATVDCVKAGWLLKSNGVWSVTDIGQKAYKTYVDPEAFYKEACRLYGAWKAQRDASEVLPGEAAEPDAIEEAAEKLSVTVEAALDHAWTEISQFLHSSDPFEFQEMVADLLRGMGYHVSWVSPPGKDNGVDIIAFTDPLATVGPRIKAQVKRWQSKVDSDGLKSFLATLSPGDVGIYICLAGFTKDAQDYARNQETRRVTLIDARRFFDLWVQNYSKLADQARRRLPIVPVYFLAPAS; this is translated from the coding sequence ATGGCGAACATCACACGGCGGCGGACAGGTGAGTTTCTGCGTAAGCTGTTCGAGGCCCTGCTTGCCGAGCCGGAGGGTATGGCCGCAGCTGCCGCCATGAGCGCCGTTCGCACCGCCATCCCGCTCACTGCGTTCGAAAAAGGGCAGTATCCTTCTGGCGGCGAGCGGTTCGAAAAGATCCTGCGCTTTGCAACAGTCGACTGCGTGAAGGCGGGCTGGCTCTTGAAGAGCAACGGGGTCTGGAGCGTCACGGACATCGGCCAAAAGGCCTATAAAACCTATGTCGATCCCGAAGCCTTCTACAAGGAAGCGTGTCGGCTGTATGGCGCATGGAAGGCCCAGCGCGATGCGTCAGAGGTACTGCCTGGCGAAGCCGCGGAGCCCGATGCGATCGAAGAAGCGGCGGAGAAACTCAGCGTCACCGTCGAAGCGGCCCTCGATCACGCCTGGACCGAAATTTCCCAGTTCCTGCACTCCAGCGATCCGTTCGAATTCCAGGAGATGGTCGCCGATCTGTTGCGCGGCATGGGCTATCACGTTTCCTGGGTTTCGCCGCCGGGCAAGGATAACGGCGTCGACATCATCGCCTTCACCGATCCCCTGGCCACCGTCGGGCCACGGATCAAAGCACAGGTGAAGCGCTGGCAGTCCAAGGTCGATAGCGATGGGCTGAAGTCGTTTCTGGCCACCCTGTCACCCGGCGACGTCGGCATCTATATCTGTCTGGCCGGTTTCACCAAGGATGCGCAGGATTATGCCCGCAATCAGGAGACGCGCCGCGTCACGCTGATCGACGCCCGGCGCTTCTTCGATCTTTGGGTCCAGAATTATTCCAAACTCGCCGATCAGGCGCGCCGTCGCTTGCCGATTGTCCCGGTGTATTTTCTGGCACCCGCAAGTTAG
- a CDS encoding site-specific DNA-methyltransferase → MIYPRLVLLRDLLAEDGSIWVSIDDNEGHYLKVIMDEVFGRSNFIDTVIWEKADSPRNSARQLSSDHDYIFGYSRRNDWTPRRLPRTEAANSIYSNPDNDARGPWLPGDPYANKPYSRGQYSIEGPTGRRFQPPAGRYWRVSEERLRELDADGRVWWGPQGSARPSIKRYLSEVSELVPRTLWRKEDVGSNRTSKNEMRALFPEEASFGTPKPERLMQRILHIASNPGDLVLDSFLGSGTTAAVAHKMGRRWIGIEMGDHAETHCKPRLDKVIAGEQGGISEAVGWTGGGGYRYFRLGAPVFEADGHIADGIRFATLAAHVWFSETGTPFVGAADTPVLGVHDGMAYALLYNGILGDRSVSGGNVLTAALLARLRAESGWDGPMTVYGEWSKLGAARLAEAQVVFKQTPYDVKAR, encoded by the coding sequence ATGATCTATCCCCGCCTTGTGCTGCTGCGTGACCTGCTTGCTGAAGATGGCAGCATTTGGGTGTCGATAGATGATAATGAAGGTCATTACCTCAAGGTAATAATGGATGAAGTATTCGGGCGTTCTAATTTTATTGATACAGTGATTTGGGAGAAAGCTGACTCCCCTCGAAATTCAGCACGCCAGCTCTCATCTGACCACGATTATATATTTGGCTACAGCCGCCGAAATGATTGGACGCCGCGCCGCCTTCCGCGAACTGAAGCAGCAAATTCAATTTACAGCAATCCTGACAACGATGCGCGTGGCCCATGGTTGCCCGGCGATCCTTACGCAAACAAACCGTATTCGCGCGGGCAGTACTCGATAGAAGGGCCAACTGGTCGTCGGTTTCAGCCCCCTGCAGGGCGATATTGGCGAGTGTCGGAAGAGCGTTTGCGGGAACTCGACGCCGATGGACGCGTGTGGTGGGGGCCGCAGGGATCTGCGCGTCCAAGCATTAAGCGATATCTTTCTGAAGTATCGGAGCTGGTTCCCCGCACACTTTGGCGAAAGGAAGACGTAGGCAGCAATCGCACATCCAAGAACGAGATGCGCGCTCTATTCCCGGAAGAGGCGTCGTTTGGCACCCCAAAGCCCGAACGGCTGATGCAGCGCATCCTCCATATCGCCAGCAACCCCGGCGATCTCGTGCTCGACAGCTTCCTTGGCTCAGGCACGACCGCGGCGGTGGCGCATAAGATGGGGCGGCGCTGGATCGGGATCGAGATGGGCGACCATGCCGAAACGCACTGCAAGCCGCGCCTCGACAAGGTGATCGCGGGCGAACAGGGTGGCATATCCGAAGCGGTCGGCTGGACCGGCGGCGGCGGCTATCGCTATTTTCGGCTGGGCGCACCGGTGTTCGAGGCGGACGGACATATCGCCGACGGCATCCGCTTCGCGACGCTCGCCGCGCATGTCTGGTTCAGCGAGACGGGAACGCCCTTCGTCGGCGCTGCCGATACCCCCGTGCTGGGGGTGCATGACGGCATGGCCTATGCGCTTCTCTACAACGGCATTCTCGGCGACCGGTCGGTCAGCGGCGGGAACGTCCTGACCGCCGCCCTGCTCGCGCGACTTCGGGCGGAAAGCGGCTGGGATGGGCCGATGACCGTCTATGGCGAATGGTCGAAGCTGGGCGCGGCACGGCTGGCCGAAGCCCAGGTCGTCTTCAAGCAGACCCCCTATGACGTGAAGGCTCGCTGA
- a CDS encoding DEAD/DEAH box helicase: MELKDYQRRALNALRTFLDQAAIREHAVAYAAACEVGEPGAYGATYRPLAGLPEAPYCCLRLPTGGGKTLLAAHAIGIARDSYLARRYPVVLWLVTSSAIADQTLGALKKIGHPYRQALETQFGGAVRVYGIDERRQLRPQDMADAATVIVATVQSFRVNNVADRNVYRDDEELEPHFAALPAGADLARHEAGPRLGKPIASFANLLKLHRPLVIVDEAHNFTSTLSGETFGRLAPAAVVEFTATPVRSNVIVSATAAELKAADMIKLPIHLSQHGSWQAAIAHAVDNRAWLEGIAAKDGGGIRPIALYQAQPAREDAEATVDVVKRHLIDDCRIPADRIAVATGNQRELDGIDLFDPACIIEHVITVDALKEGWDCSFAYVFCSLASIRSGGAVEQLLGRVLRMPFATRRSSEELNRAYAHVSERNFFDAAEGLKDRLTEMGFDERTALEAIVEQPQTFDWREDQPLFTRPELPVLHVQERPDQSGWTPEMVSATRIADDGAGGVAITFDTAAPDTVLREVAAAVSASGATPMTAIEAFIAQRAAALSPAEQGEVLTLPRLAIERDGQIEIVFPETLVDVGGWDLQRVDTSLPGFALTDRPDTFEMDVDGDQVVYSRIDAATELALDDATDWDVATLSRWLDRTTRQHDVAQPIFLEYCRRVVEGVAARIPLAQLVRGKFALRRAIVARVSQLRHEAGVRGVQLLLGDIVPVLALGDNGFSFSNEGYDPRTPYSGPWRPRNHLFSQVGDLKHGGEEWKAAVQIDDHPAVRRWVRNVDRTRWSYKLPTSTDFFYPDFIAELTDGRKLVIEYKGADRTDSAESLEKKNIGARLQEVSGGEVLFLWAELDRGGNVTRQIDRAIDRILPL; encoded by the coding sequence ATGGAACTGAAGGACTATCAGCGCCGGGCGCTCAACGCGCTGCGCACCTTTCTCGACCAGGCGGCGATCCGCGAGCATGCGGTCGCCTATGCCGCCGCCTGCGAGGTCGGCGAGCCGGGGGCCTATGGCGCGACCTATCGCCCGCTCGCCGGCCTGCCCGAGGCGCCCTATTGCTGCCTCCGCCTACCGACCGGCGGCGGCAAGACGCTGCTCGCCGCGCACGCCATCGGCATCGCCCGCGACAGTTATCTGGCGCGCCGCTATCCGGTGGTGCTGTGGCTGGTCACGTCGAGCGCGATCGCCGACCAGACGCTGGGCGCGCTGAAGAAGATCGGCCATCCCTATCGCCAGGCTCTGGAGACGCAGTTCGGCGGCGCAGTCCGCGTGTACGGCATCGACGAGCGGCGGCAACTTCGCCCACAGGATATGGCCGATGCCGCGACGGTAATTGTCGCCACCGTCCAGTCCTTCCGCGTCAACAACGTCGCCGACCGCAACGTCTATCGCGACGATGAAGAGCTGGAGCCGCACTTCGCCGCGCTACCTGCCGGGGCGGATCTCGCCCGGCACGAAGCCGGGCCGCGCCTGGGCAAGCCCATCGCCAGCTTCGCCAATCTGTTGAAGCTGCACCGGCCGTTGGTGATCGTGGACGAGGCCCATAACTTCACCTCCACCCTGTCTGGCGAAACGTTCGGCCGTCTGGCGCCCGCGGCTGTCGTGGAGTTTACCGCGACCCCGGTGCGATCCAATGTCATCGTCTCCGCTACCGCCGCCGAGCTGAAGGCGGCGGACATGATCAAGCTGCCGATCCATCTGTCGCAGCACGGCAGTTGGCAGGCGGCGATCGCCCACGCTGTCGACAACCGCGCGTGGCTGGAAGGCATTGCCGCCAAAGACGGCGGCGGCATCCGCCCGATCGCGCTCTATCAGGCCCAACCCGCCAGAGAAGATGCCGAGGCGACGGTCGACGTCGTCAAACGCCATCTGATCGACGATTGCCGTATCCCGGCAGATCGGATCGCGGTGGCGACGGGTAACCAGCGCGAACTGGACGGCATCGACTTGTTCGACCCCGCCTGCATCATCGAGCATGTCATCACCGTCGACGCGCTGAAGGAAGGTTGGGACTGTTCCTTTGCCTATGTCTTCTGCTCGCTCGCCAGCATCCGCAGCGGTGGGGCGGTGGAGCAGTTGCTGGGGCGCGTGCTGCGCATGCCCTTTGCGACCCGGCGCTCGTCCGAAGAGCTCAATCGCGCCTATGCCCATGTCTCCGAACGCAACTTCTTCGACGCGGCGGAAGGACTGAAGGACCGGCTGACCGAAATGGGCTTTGACGAGCGCACCGCGCTGGAGGCGATCGTCGAGCAGCCCCAGACATTCGACTGGCGCGAGGACCAGCCGCTGTTCACCCGGCCCGAGCTGCCGGTGCTGCATGTACAGGAACGCCCCGACCAGAGTGGCTGGACGCCCGAGATGGTTTCGGCAACCCGCATCGCCGATGATGGCGCGGGCGGCGTGGCGATCACCTTTGACACCGCCGCGCCCGATACGGTGCTGCGCGAGGTCGCTGCGGCGGTAAGTGCATCTGGCGCGACGCCGATGACGGCGATTGAGGCGTTCATCGCGCAACGTGCTGCAGCGTTGTCGCCCGCTGAACAGGGCGAGGTGCTGACGTTACCGCGCCTCGCGATCGAACGCGATGGACAGATCGAGATCGTTTTTCCGGAAACCCTGGTCGACGTCGGCGGCTGGGATCTGCAGCGGGTTGACACCAGCCTGCCGGGCTTCGCGCTGACCGACCGGCCCGACACGTTCGAGATGGATGTGGACGGCGATCAGGTCGTCTATAGCCGGATCGACGCCGCCACCGAATTGGCGCTGGATGATGCGACCGATTGGGACGTTGCAACGCTGTCGCGCTGGCTCGATCGCACCACCCGCCAGCACGATGTCGCGCAGCCGATTTTCCTGGAATATTGCCGACGCGTGGTGGAGGGCGTCGCCGCGCGGATCCCGCTCGCCCAACTAGTGCGCGGCAAATTCGCACTGCGTCGCGCGATCGTGGCGCGGGTCAGCCAACTTCGCCATGAAGCCGGCGTGCGCGGCGTTCAGCTATTGCTTGGCGACATCGTGCCGGTGCTGGCGTTGGGCGACAACGGCTTCAGCTTCAGCAACGAGGGCTATGATCCGCGAACGCCCTATTCGGGACCTTGGCGGCCTCGAAACCACCTCTTCTCACAGGTTGGCGATTTGAAGCATGGCGGGGAGGAATGGAAGGCGGCCGTACAGATCGACGATCATCCCGCCGTCCGCCGCTGGGTGCGCAACGTCGACCGTACCCGTTGGTCCTACAAATTACCGACCTCGACCGACTTCTTCTACCCTGACTTCATTGCCGAGCTGACGGATGGCCGGAAGCTGGTCATCGAATATAAGGGTGCCGATCGCACGGACAGTGCTGAAAGCCTAGAGAAGAAGAATATCGGCGCCCGATTACAGGAGGTAAGCGGTGGCGAGGTGCTATTCCTTTGGGCGGAACTAGATCGCGGTGGCAATGTCACGCGACAAATCGACAGGGCGATTGACCGAATTCTTCCATTGTGA